The window TTCTAACTATGTGGTTGATAACAACTATAATCTTTTTAATAGTTTTGAAAGTTATGAAAAACCTATTACTACTAGTAATGAAAAACTAGAAATTAGTTCATTAAAAAAAGAAAGTATCAATAATGATAATAATGTTGAGATTGAAAAGAAACCAATAATAGATTTTAATGATGAAGCTTTTTCTCAAACTCAAAATCAATCTATTTTTGATTTCATAGATAATTCAAATGCAAATGATGAACCTAATAATAATGAACCTAGTGAATACAAAACTCCTGAATCTTTGACTGATACAAATTTGAAACCAGAAATTAAAAATTTATTTGAAGATAAAGTAGATGAAGAAAAAGGTTCACTTGGATCAAAAGAAGGTTTTGTTGAATATATTACTCCAAATAAAACTGAAAATTTTGCAGTTAAATCAGATACTGAAAAACACAATACTCTTGTTGAAGATTTAATTGGAAAAGAATTAAAAAAAGAAGCAAACAAAATTAATTTACCAGTTAATGAAGGTTTAGAAGATTTCTTTAATTTTGATTTAAATAACATGGACTTAGATACATTTACTAATAATGGTAAAAAAGTTTTAGTTTTTGATCTTGATGGAACTTTATTAAATGAAAATAAAAGAGTAAATGTTGAAACTATTAGTGCAATGCAAAAAGCATATCAAGAAGGTCATGAATTAGTAATAGCAACTGGAAGATCTTATCAACAAACAATTGATGTAGTTAATCAAGTTGGGGTTGTAAGATATGCAGTTATGAATAATGGTGCATTAATCTATGATAAAGAAAATAATAAAATTTTTAGAAATACAGACCCTCTACCAAAAGACTTAATTAAATACTTTTTTGAAATTGTCTTTTCAAAAAATATTCCTTTCTTGCTATATAGTGATTTAAATGTTTATATGTACAATTTCACTAATGATGATAAAAAAGTTTTCTTGCCTTACATTAATGAAAGAACTATTGATATTTCTGGAATGAGCATTGATGAACTATTTAAATACTTAAATAACAATAATATAGATTTATTTAATTTATGTGCTCACTGTGAAGCATTAACTGAAGAAGATTGAGTACAAATGTTTAAATACTATAAAGAAGATCTTAAATTGTGTAATTTAACTAGTGCATTAAAAGGATCAATTGATATTTATGGTGCTTCAATTTCTAAATATATAGGTTATTTGAAATTGAAAGAAATGATTAATTGTTTTGATGATGATGTTTACTTCTTTGGAGATTCTAATAATGACTATGATTTAATGAGTCATTTAGAAAATGGGGTTGCTATGGGAAATGCTAATCCAAGATTAAAAGCTATTTCTAAATATGTGATTGGTGATAATAATTCAACAGCCATTGCAGACTTTATTGAATCTAGTATTTTAGAAAAAAGATTTTAAGTAAAATAAACAAACACATTTATGAATATAATTTATATTCAAAAATGTGTTTTTTATACCTTTATAGTTAAATAATTTTATTTTATTTATCAATAATTCAAAATCTATGATACAAAGGCAATTAAAAAATAATATAATCTAATCATTGAGTACAAAAATATTTTTGTAACTTCATATAAATATAATAGTTATAAATTGGAGCAACAATGAATTCATTTCCAAAAGATAGAAACATTAACTTTATGGTTTTTGAAAACCAAAATAGTATTGATGATTATTTAAGCTACGAAATCATTAAACACATTAAATCAAAAAGAGATTTAAACCTAGCAATTGAATCAAGAACTAGTTTATTTAGTTTAATGAACAATTTAAGAGATCAATGTTTAAATGGAAAAGTTTCTTTTTCAAACATTAAATTCTTTATGGTTGATGATTTTGTTTTTGAATTAAGTAGCTGAGAAAATTTTTTAGATAACTCTAGTGAAAATGTTATTAAAAATGTTTTATTTAGTGATACAGATTTTGTAGAAAATAATTTCTATAGATTAATTGATTTTAATAGATTTAATAGTTTATTAGATGGACCACTTAATAGTTATGATGCTCAAATTGATGCTCACAATGGATTAGATATTTTAGTATTAAAAATTAATAGTTCAGGTTCTTTAATATTTAATGAATTTGCAGATTCAATAGATTTATCTTCTAAAGCATTTAATTTAACAACTTCACTAAAAAAGCAAATATCAAGTGAATTTAAGAAGACTGATTTTTTACCAGTTGTTGGTGCAACATTAGGAATTGATCAAATCTTAAAAACTAGAAAAATTTATGTAGTGATTAATGATGCAAGTTCTGCAAACATTTTACAAAAAATGTTTTATAGCAAAGACTATGATAAAACACTTCCTGCTTGTTTATTAAAATCTCACCCTAATGTAGTTGTGTTAACTGACAAAGCTGCATCTGCTGGGATCTTTAATCCAATTGAAACTACTTTTAACTCTCACTATCCTACTACTAATCTTC is drawn from Malacoplasma penetrans HF-2 and contains these coding sequences:
- a CDS encoding Cof-type HAD-IIB family hydrolase, whose translation is MKIGWLSHDNSFNELVNNLIFSNHEILYYIKNNSSFKTNKNLLRVDSVDELLNSDIEVIFTYFNNSTEAYSIFFKDIINKCKHLNKKVTLIDLSSISVNLVEKILLKTEYIDYLSAPIIRYSNSFNQLFYTMPISGKKFIFDKVSNLLADLEIDYFYCGGLASAQVLNSASAMLNSFVTLGVFEAINYAISNQLDLNTLYEAVSSGAGSSNLLSQFFKKIINKDFDDLNDNLINASHLVSNVLVDNKNNNYDFLLSKVIYGILKRQGNNTVNLDVNTLAKFYNLNLLNTNNSIDNNFTDFDNSNGFNSNYVVDNNYNLFNSFESYEKPITTSNEKLEISSLKKESINNDNNVEIEKKPIIDFNDEAFSQTQNQSIFDFIDNSNANDEPNNNEPSEYKTPESLTDTNLKPEIKNLFEDKVDEEKGSLGSKEGFVEYITPNKTENFAVKSDTEKHNTLVEDLIGKELKKEANKINLPVNEGLEDFFNFDLNNMDLDTFTNNGKKVLVFDLDGTLLNENKRVNVETISAMQKAYQEGHELVIATGRSYQQTIDVVNQVGVVRYAVMNNGALIYDKENNKIFRNTDPLPKDLIKYFFEIVFSKNIPFLLYSDLNVYMYNFTNDDKKVFLPYINERTIDISGMSIDELFKYLNNNNIDLFNLCAHCEALTEEDWVQMFKYYKEDLKLCNLTSALKGSIDIYGASISKYIGYLKLKEMINCFDDDVYFFGDSNNDYDLMSHLENGVAMGNANPRLKAISKYVIGDNNSTAIADFIESSILEKRF
- a CDS encoding glucosamine-6-phosphate isomerase; the encoded protein is MNSFPKDRNINFMVFENQNSIDDYLSYEIIKHIKSKRDLNLAIESRTSLFSLMNNLRDQCLNGKVSFSNIKFFMVDDFVFELSSWENFLDNSSENVIKNVLFSDTDFVENNFYRLIDFNRFNSLLDGPLNSYDAQIDAHNGLDILVLKINSSGSLIFNEFADSIDLSSKAFNLTTSLKKQISSEFKKTDFLPVVGATLGIDQILKTRKIYVVINDASSANILQKMFYSKDYDKTLPACLLKSHPNVVVLTDKAASAGIFNPIETTFNSHYPTTNLPARTEIARDYAYEKNYYRNQANLNNVAAGYPNNNQQVYEQVPYDQLQSEEFNQPGFGNMFLEPTDQSQMQEVVEPMQTEEVLPESPMVEPVNQNINIIIGNEGYQSNPNPVEAQPAVQQTEVVQPQQPAEESVNEDYWLW